In one Solanum dulcamara chromosome 1, daSolDulc1.2, whole genome shotgun sequence genomic region, the following are encoded:
- the LOC129881054 gene encoding protein BRASSINAZOLE-RESISTANT 1-like, with product MMWEAGESPASSSAGAGAGGSGGGDGVGLPGSGGGGRRKPSWRERENNRRRERRRRAVAAKIYTGLRAQGNYNLPKHCDNNEVLKALCTEAGWIVEPDGTTYRKGCKPTPMEIGGTSANITPSSSRHPSPPSSYFASPIPSYQPSPTSSSFPSPSRADANMSSHPYSFLHNVIPSSLPPLRISNSAPVTPPLSSPTRHPKQTFNLETLAKESMFALNIPFFAASAPASPTRGQRFTPPTIPECDESDSSTIDSVQWINFQKYATNVPHSPTFNLVKPVPQPLRPNDMVTDKGKSIDFDFENVSVKAWEGERIHDVGFDDLELTLGSGSARI from the exons ATGATGTGGGAAGCTGGAGAATCGCCAGCATCTTCCTCCGCCGGCGCCGGCGCAGGTGGAAGTGGAGGAGGTGATGGAGTTGGCCTACCGGGAAGTGGTGGTGGTGGGAGGAGGAAACCATCatggagagaaagagagaataatagaagaagagagagaaggAGGAGAGCTGTAGCTGCTAAGATTTATACTGGATTAAGAGCTCAAGGAAACTATAATCTTCCTAAACACTGTGATAACAATGAAGTTCTTAAAGCTCTTTGTACTGAAGCTGGTTGGATCGTTGAACCTGATGGTACCACTTATCGCAag GGATGCAAGCCAACCCCGATGGAGATTGGAGGCACTTCAGCAAACATCACACCAAGTTCTTCACGGCATCCAAGTCCCCCGTCATCATACTTTGCTAGCCCAATTCCATCTTATCAGCCGAGTCCAACTTCCTCTTCTTTCCCCAGTCCATCCCGTGCTGATGCTAACATGTCATCACACCCATATTCTTTTCTCCATAATGTCATTCCTTCATCCCTTCCTCCATTACGAATATCAAACAGTGCCCCTGTAACGCCACCTCTTTCATCACCAACTAGGCATCCTAAGCAGACATTCAATTTAGAGACTTTGGCCAAAGAATCAATGTTTGCTTTAAACATCCCTTTCTTTGCTGCTTCAGCCCCAGCTAGCCCAACTCGGGGTCAGCGTTTTACTCCTCCCACTATACCTGAGTGTGACGAATCTGACTCATCTACCATTGATTCCGTCCAGTGGATCAACTTTCAAAAGTATGCGACAAACGTTCCACATTCTCCAACATTTAATCTTGTAAAACCTGTGCCTCAGCCACTACGTCCTAATGATATGGTCACAGACAAGGGTAAGAGCATAGACTTTGACTTTGAAAATGTATCGGTCAAGGCATGGGAAGGTGAAAGGATTCACGATGTAGGATTCGATGATCTGGAACTCACTCTTGGAAGTGGCAGTGCTCGCATATGA
- the LOC129890036 gene encoding acyl-CoA--sterol O-acyltransferase 1-like, with the protein MEHYMLMINKFLENPFLVFFLLVLSLNFSYFFVPKFPKGIPRIIALAPIFYLLYFFPWCFSFAFLRGILSLFLTWTTSFKLILLCFNKGPLSLCKNPIDFILISIFPLKISIENSRVISSSTIFKRYEVEEIFKQPYLATSFQDFWGRRWNRYSSKMLRLTIYIPTNEALKNLSFLGKNTSKILAIVATFVVSAIMHELMFYYITCGLCLKPTCEVMWFFVLQGICISCEKVFHAKNWVIMDVRVSILLKRIFIVFSFYFLLVLPVVREGKNTCEIQQLRLVQQA; encoded by the coding sequence ATGGAACATTACATGCTTATGATCAACAAATTCTTGGAAAATCCTttccttgtattttttttactagTTTTATCACTAaacttttcttatttctttgttccaaaatttccaaaagGAATTCCAAGAATAATTGCACTTGCACCAATTTTTTACCTTTTGTATTTTTTCCCTTGGTGCTTCTCATTTGCATTCCTTAGAGGCATTTTGTCTCTCTTCTTAACATGGACTACTTCTTTCAAACTCATTCTCCTTTGTTTCAACAAAGGCCCTCTTTCACTTTGCAAAAATCCTATTGATTTTATACTCATTTCCATTTTCccactcaaaatttccatcGAAAATTCACGTGTTATTAGTAGTAGCACTATATTTAAAAGGTATGAGGTGGAGGAAATTTTTAAGCAGCCATATTTGGCTACATCTTTTCAAGATTTCTGGGGAAGGAGATGGAATCGATACTCATCGAAAATGTTGAGGTTAACAATATATATTCCAACAAATGAAGCACTGAAGAATTTGAGTTTTTTGGGtaaaaatacatcaaaaataTTAGCAATTGTTGCTACATTTGTTGTCTCAGCTATAATGCATGAGCTAATGTTTTACTATATTACATGTGGTTTATGTTTAAAACCAACATGTGAAGTGATGTGGTTTTTTGTGTTGCAAGGAATTTGCATCTCTTGTGAAAAAGTTTTCCATGCAAAGAATTGGGTAATTATGGATGTAAGAGTTTCAATATTATTGAAAcgtatttttattgttttttcatTCTACTTTTTGTTAGTTTTACCAGTGGTGAGGGAAGGAAAAAATACTTGTGAAATCCAACAGTTGAGACTTGTACAACAGGCATAG
- the LOC129881069 gene encoding deSI-like protein At4g17486 — MTSKPKKGWKSISSLNLKTKSASHFCLLPKSKSDRYGPGDTPVYLNVYDLTPMNGYVYWAGLGIFHSGVEVHGVEYAFGAHDHPSSGVFEVEPRQCPGFKFRKSIFIGVTKLDPCQVREFMERQAARYNGDTYHLIMKNCNHFCNDICHKLTGKKIPKWVNRLAKLGSSFNFMLPEALKVAAVEHDPNGPEYVTERRRLRSAFSCLSSISTRQRQLSTSSLFLQSPLKGCLPSWELRKSSNSLKER; from the exons atgacctcaaaaccAAAGAAAGGATGGAAATCAATTTCGTCTCTCAATTTGAAGACCAAATCAGCATCACATTTTTGTTTGCTCCCCAAATCAAAGTCAGATCGATATGGTCCTGGTGACACACCCGTTTATCTCAATGTGTATGACTTGACTCCTATGAACGGTTATGTATATTGGGCTGGCCTTGGTATTTTTCACTCTGGCGTGGAAG TTCATGGTGTAGAATATGCATTTGGAGCTCATGACCATCCAAGCAGTGGCGTCTTTGAAGTTGAACCACGACAATGCCCAGGGTTCAAGTTTAGGAAGTCAATATTCATTGGGGTTACAAAGTTGGATCCTTGTCAGGTTAGAGAGTTTATGGAACGTCAAGCTGCTAGATATAATGGTGACACATATCACTTGATTATGAAGAACTGCAACCATTTTTGCAACGATATATGCCACAAGCTCACTGGAAAAAAGATTCCAAAGTGGGTAAACCGACTTGCAAAATTAG GTTCATCATTCAACTTCATGCTACCCGAGGCTCTGAAAGTTGCTGCGGTGGAACATGACCCTAATGGCCCAGAATATGTTACTGAGAGAAGGCGGCTAAGAAGTGCTTTTAGCTGTCTTTCTTCAATCTCAACAAGACAAAGGCAGTTATCGACATCTTCGTTATTTCTACAATCACCCTTGAAAGGCTGCTTACCATCTTGGGAGTTAAGAAAGTCTAGCAACTCTCTGAAGGAAAGGTAA
- the LOC129890045 gene encoding uncharacterized protein LOC129890045 — protein sequence MNLVIEILTGTLFHIRVTEDISVADLKREISNQEKLPENRLILMLDTGDGDSIMFNDDEIPLAEYGVKDGSHFYLFFKLPNNNNNNNNGDGDNVSIVNPETPVSQGHSVASAAKWIEADSEF from the coding sequence atgaatttagtGATAGAAATATTAACAGGGACATTATTTCACATTCGAGTAACCGAAGATATAAGTGTTGCAGATTTGAAAAGAGAAATAAGCAATCAAGAAAAACTTCCGGAGAATCGTTTGATTCTCATGTTGGATACTGGTGATGGAGATTCGATCATGTTCAATGACGATGAAATTCCCCTTGCGGAGTATGGAGTAAAAGATGGAtctcatttttacttgttttttAAGCTTccgaataataataataacaataataatggtGATGGTGATAATGTCAGTATCGTCAATCCCGAGACTCCGGTTTCTCAAGGCCATTCTGTTGCTTCTGCTGCAAAATGGATAGAGGCAGATTCAGAATTTTAA